In Streptomyces sp. NBC_00414, a single window of DNA contains:
- a CDS encoding helix-turn-helix transcriptional regulator, whose translation MKSARLVSILLLLQTRGRMTAAALAEELEVSVRTVYRDVEALSEAGVPLYGDAGHAGGYRLLDGYRTRLTGLTAGEAEALFLAGVPGPAAELGLGPLLAAAQLKVRAALPRELREHADRVSGRFHLDAPGWYADTGEGAAPYLPAVADAVWNSRVLYVLYRRWREPTDVRRRLEPYGLVLKAGRWYVVAGPGPRTFRVDQILELGTSDEEFARPEGFDLGAYWAGYQRDFHDRLHRAEAVVRLAPGARLTGPAADVVRANGRTDEEGWIQATVPIESVEHAHAEFLRLGTDIEVLEPAELRARIADTVAALARTYGA comes from the coding sequence ATGAAGTCGGCCCGCCTCGTCTCGATCCTCCTGCTGCTCCAGACCCGGGGCCGGATGACCGCCGCCGCCCTCGCCGAGGAGCTGGAGGTCTCGGTGCGCACGGTCTACCGGGACGTCGAGGCGCTGAGCGAGGCCGGTGTCCCGCTGTACGGCGACGCGGGTCACGCGGGCGGCTACCGGCTCCTCGACGGCTACCGCACCCGCCTGACCGGTCTCACCGCGGGCGAGGCCGAGGCACTGTTCCTCGCGGGCGTGCCGGGACCGGCCGCCGAGCTGGGACTCGGTCCGCTGCTGGCCGCCGCCCAGCTCAAGGTGCGTGCCGCGCTGCCGCGGGAGCTGCGCGAGCACGCCGACCGCGTCAGCGGCCGTTTCCACCTGGACGCGCCCGGCTGGTACGCGGACACCGGCGAAGGGGCCGCCCCGTACCTCCCGGCCGTCGCCGACGCGGTCTGGAACAGCAGGGTCCTGTACGTCCTGTACCGCCGCTGGCGCGAGCCGACCGACGTACGGCGCCGCCTGGAACCGTACGGGCTGGTTCTCAAAGCCGGTCGCTGGTACGTCGTGGCGGGGCCGGGACCGCGTACGTTCCGGGTCGATCAGATCCTCGAACTGGGCACGTCCGACGAGGAGTTCGCCCGTCCGGAGGGGTTCGACCTCGGCGCGTACTGGGCCGGGTACCAGCGGGACTTCCACGACCGCTTGCACCGGGCCGAAGCGGTGGTCCGGCTCGCCCCCGGCGCCCGCCTCACCGGCCCGGCGGCTGACGTGGTGCGGGCCAACGGCCGTACGGACGAGGAGGGTTGGATTCAGGCCACCGTCCCCATCGAGTCCGTCGAGCACGCCCACGCCGAGTTCCTGCGGCTGGGGACGGACATCGAGGTGCTGGAACCGGCCGAGTTGCGCGCGCGGATCGCGGACACGGTCGCCGCGCTGGCCCGCACGTACGGGGCATAG